A region of Paractinoplanes abujensis DNA encodes the following proteins:
- a CDS encoding tetratricopeptide repeat protein, producing the protein MSEQALHRDSDQAIALYHQGRYPEALRIQLRVLAESERLLGPDHIDTIARMSYVAISLWALGRREEAFDRQAQAFQASARVLGIGHPDTLAASNNLAMFTPRPEEAARMHEVVLAAKEQALGPGHADLLPTLVNLAASYSQTGRHRDALAISLRALATAEAGLGPDHPSTLTIRNNVAVTTSEVFGPARAADLHETNLRLRRRTLGPDHPDTLQTGHNLGVCYREAGRPADSAAILTDTLRRLEQTLGTQHPATRKCRASLARV; encoded by the coding sequence ATGAGCGAGCAGGCTCTCCACCGCGACAGCGACCAGGCGATCGCCCTCTACCACCAGGGCCGCTACCCGGAGGCGCTCCGGATCCAGCTACGCGTGCTGGCCGAGTCGGAACGGCTGCTGGGGCCCGACCACATCGACACCATCGCGCGGATGAGCTATGTGGCGATCTCGCTGTGGGCCCTGGGCCGGCGCGAGGAGGCGTTCGACCGGCAGGCCCAGGCGTTCCAGGCTTCCGCACGGGTGCTGGGCATCGGCCACCCCGACACCTTGGCCGCCTCCAACAATCTGGCCATGTTCACGCCCCGGCCCGAGGAAGCGGCCCGGATGCACGAGGTGGTGCTGGCGGCGAAGGAACAGGCGCTCGGGCCCGGCCACGCCGACCTGCTGCCCACCCTGGTCAACCTGGCCGCGAGCTATTCGCAGACCGGACGGCACCGGGACGCCTTGGCGATCAGCCTGCGCGCGCTGGCCACGGCCGAAGCGGGCCTCGGCCCGGACCATCCGTCCACTCTCACCATCCGCAACAACGTGGCCGTGACCACCAGCGAGGTGTTCGGCCCGGCCCGGGCGGCCGACCTTCACGAGACGAACCTGCGGCTGCGCCGGCGGACGCTCGGGCCCGATCACCCCGACACCCTGCAGACCGGCCACAACCTCGGCGTCTGCTACCGCGAGGCCGGCCGGCCCGCGGACTCCGCCGCGATCCTGACCGACACCCTGCGGCGGCTCGAGCAGACCCTGGGCACCCAGCACCCGGCCACCCGCAAGTGCCGGGCCAGCCTGGCCAGGGTCTAG
- a CDS encoding sensor histidine kinase yields MIGFWRRSDVIVRDLPFALLLTALALVPAWHRHGTRFSDLVPEQLFGVLGVLVVGLECLPLAVRRKWPALALALVSAGFALDQLLGFHTVGGTALAVALFTAGAHLTAHRRVVMIGASAGYVAFAVVLDHVGPTGVADFVFFYVVLSAMWGIGSWLRQNRHAEVLRRQQLEEAARAAERIRIARELHDVVIHHVTAMVVQTEAARYLTAAPDRLDSTLAAVSDTGRRAITDLRHLLDLLNPGHGGELRALVEQSRRAGQPVDLVEEGRSPAVPGGAGATVYRVAQEALTNALKYDHGARTTVTVRYGEEEIDVRISTDGTGTSTAAPGGSGRGLTGLADRVDTLGGEFSAGPHAGGGFVVTARIPAGSPA; encoded by the coding sequence GTGATCGGCTTCTGGCGGCGCTCCGACGTCATCGTTCGCGACCTGCCCTTCGCGCTCCTGCTCACCGCGCTGGCCCTGGTGCCGGCCTGGCATCGGCACGGCACCCGGTTCAGCGACCTGGTGCCGGAGCAGCTGTTCGGCGTGCTGGGCGTGCTGGTGGTGGGTCTCGAGTGCCTGCCCTTGGCCGTACGGCGCAAGTGGCCCGCTCTCGCCCTGGCCCTGGTGTCCGCCGGGTTCGCCCTCGACCAACTGCTCGGCTTCCACACCGTCGGCGGCACCGCGCTGGCCGTCGCCCTGTTCACCGCGGGCGCACACCTGACCGCCCACCGGCGCGTCGTCATGATCGGGGCTTCCGCGGGCTATGTCGCCTTCGCCGTGGTTCTGGATCACGTCGGCCCGACCGGCGTCGCCGACTTCGTCTTCTTCTACGTCGTGCTGTCCGCCATGTGGGGCATCGGATCCTGGCTGCGGCAGAACCGGCACGCCGAGGTGCTGCGCCGGCAGCAGCTCGAAGAGGCCGCTCGCGCGGCCGAACGCATCCGGATCGCCCGCGAACTCCACGACGTCGTCATCCACCACGTGACCGCCATGGTCGTGCAGACCGAGGCCGCGCGTTACCTGACCGCGGCGCCGGACCGGCTCGACAGCACCCTGGCCGCGGTCAGCGACACCGGCCGGCGTGCCATCACCGACCTGCGGCACCTGCTCGACCTGCTCAACCCGGGGCACGGCGGCGAGCTGCGAGCCCTGGTCGAGCAGAGCCGCCGGGCCGGGCAGCCGGTCGACCTGGTCGAGGAGGGCCGCTCGCCGGCCGTGCCCGGAGGCGCCGGCGCCACCGTCTACCGGGTCGCGCAGGAGGCGCTGACGAACGCCCTGAAGTACGACCACGGCGCACGCACCACCGTCACCGTGCGCTACGGCGAGGAGGAGATCGACGTGCGGATCAGCACCGACGGCACGGGCACGAGCACGGCCGCACCCGGCGGCAGCGGGCGCGGCCTGACCGGGCTGGCCGACCGCGTGGACACGCTCGGCGGCGAGTTCAGCGCCGGGCCGCACGCCGGGGGCGGCTTCGTCGTCACGGCCCGCATCCCCGCCGGGTCCCCGGCATGA
- a CDS encoding YciI family protein produces MSHFILTYGYNDTPERAARRPEHLDHLAKLQAEGSLLLAGPLADLSGGIIVLTADDVEAAQALVDQDPYTRYDVTKNRELKEWKITVGP; encoded by the coding sequence ATGAGCCACTTCATTCTCACCTACGGCTACAACGACACCCCGGAACGCGCCGCCCGGCGCCCCGAACACCTGGACCACCTGGCCAAGCTGCAGGCCGAGGGTTCCTTGCTGCTGGCGGGGCCGCTGGCCGACCTGAGCGGCGGCATCATCGTGCTCACCGCCGACGACGTGGAGGCCGCGCAGGCCTTGGTCGATCAGGACCCGTACACGCGCTACGACGTCACCAAGAACCGTGAGCTCAAGGAATGGAAGATCACCGTCGGTCCGTGA
- a CDS encoding response regulator, translating into MIRVLVCDDQALIRTGFATIIDAQPDLEVAGECADGLAAVADARRLEPDVVVMDVRMPGIDGIEATRRLAGAEVDRPIKVLVVTTFNIDEYVYRALRAGASGFLLKDAPPAHLLHGIRTVAAGAALLAPEVTRQLIGRYATRIRAAGPVPGAVPLTARELEVLRLIATGLSNAEIAATLAISHETVKTYVSRILTKLGLRDRVQAVVYAYRRGLVA; encoded by the coding sequence ATGATCAGGGTGCTGGTCTGCGACGACCAGGCACTGATCCGTACGGGCTTCGCCACCATCATCGACGCCCAGCCCGACCTCGAGGTGGCCGGCGAGTGCGCCGACGGGCTGGCCGCGGTGGCCGACGCCCGCCGGCTCGAACCCGACGTGGTCGTGATGGATGTGCGCATGCCCGGCATCGACGGCATCGAGGCCACCCGCCGTCTGGCCGGGGCCGAGGTCGACCGGCCGATCAAGGTGCTGGTCGTGACGACCTTCAATATCGACGAGTACGTGTACCGAGCCCTGCGCGCCGGCGCGAGCGGCTTCCTGCTCAAGGACGCCCCGCCGGCCCACCTGCTGCACGGCATCCGCACCGTGGCGGCCGGGGCCGCGCTGCTGGCCCCCGAGGTGACCCGTCAGCTCATCGGCCGTTACGCCACCCGCATCCGCGCCGCGGGCCCGGTTCCCGGCGCCGTGCCGCTGACCGCGCGCGAGCTGGAGGTGCTGCGGCTGATCGCCACCGGGCTGTCCAACGCCGAGATCGCCGCCACCTTGGCCATCAGCCACGAGACGGTCAAGACCTACGTCTCCCGCATCCTGACCAAACTCGGTCTGCGCGACCGCGTGCAGGCCGTCGTCTACGCCTACCGCCGCGGGCTGGTCGCCTGA
- a CDS encoding alpha/beta fold hydrolase, with the protein MTPSAAVAVLELGSGEPVRVYVGGLGSATTVSFAGVAGHPALAGQGRHVLVDLVGSGWSDHDDSFGHSVDGHAATVAAVLDELGLRGVTLIGHSLGGSIAISLAAGRPELVGELIVAEPNLDPGVGTLSAEIAAFDEDTFAASGHGRLIRSQRTGDGGETAEFARTLARWSSRGLHRTAVSLLAERPATFREQLAAFAGPRRYISGELSYEELEPLRAAGCDVRVVPAAGHVLMWDNLDGFVKTLV; encoded by the coding sequence GTGACCCCGTCCGCGGCGGTGGCCGTGCTCGAGCTCGGGTCGGGTGAGCCGGTGCGGGTCTACGTGGGCGGGCTGGGCTCCGCCACCACGGTGAGTTTCGCCGGTGTGGCCGGCCATCCCGCGCTGGCCGGGCAGGGCCGGCATGTGCTCGTGGACCTGGTCGGCAGCGGCTGGAGCGACCACGACGACAGCTTCGGGCACAGCGTCGACGGGCACGCCGCCACGGTGGCGGCCGTGCTCGACGAGCTCGGCCTGCGCGGCGTCACGCTGATCGGGCACTCGCTGGGTGGCTCGATCGCGATCAGCCTGGCCGCGGGGCGCCCGGAGCTGGTGGGCGAGCTGATCGTGGCCGAGCCCAACCTCGACCCGGGCGTGGGCACGCTGTCGGCCGAGATCGCGGCGTTCGACGAGGACACGTTCGCCGCGTCCGGGCACGGGCGTCTCATCCGGAGCCAGCGCACGGGGGACGGCGGGGAGACCGCCGAGTTCGCCCGGACGCTGGCCCGGTGGTCCTCGCGCGGCCTGCACCGCACCGCCGTCTCGCTGCTGGCCGAACGCCCGGCCACGTTCCGCGAGCAGCTCGCCGCCTTCGCCGGGCCCCGTCGCTACATCAGCGGCGAACTCTCGTACGAGGAACTGGAGCCCCTGCGCGCCGCCGGTTGCGACGTGCGGGTCGTCCCGGCCGCTGGGCACGTGCTGATGTGGGACAACCTCGACGGGTTCGTCAAGACGCTGGTCTGA
- a CDS encoding LLM class flavin-dependent oxidoreductase: MSSQHLWYIPNQVQPGHRGDDVVANHNSLDTLTGQARALEDHGWGGALIGTGWGRPDTFTVATALAARTTTFRPLIAVRPGYWQPAHFASAAATLDHLTGGRTLINIVSGQDKPAAYGDSEGDQAQRYGRTKEFLQLVRRLWTEEDVTFRGEHFGVTGSTVVPRLTRPPRLYFGGASEAAERVSATEADVQLFWGEPLEGVAERIERLRNLSEKLGREHAPLEFGLRITTFVRDTSDEAWADAEARVADMAAGRGLLPRDPNRHAAVGQQRLLDLAERGDVLDDNLYTAPGRYGGGGAGTTWLVGSAAEVASSLRKYQALGITHFVLSDTPYLREIERQGDQLLPLLRDDKEN; this comes from the coding sequence ATGAGCTCGCAACACCTCTGGTACATCCCCAACCAGGTGCAGCCCGGCCACCGCGGCGACGACGTGGTGGCGAACCACAACAGCCTGGACACGCTGACCGGGCAGGCGCGGGCGCTGGAGGACCACGGCTGGGGCGGCGCGCTGATCGGCACCGGGTGGGGCCGGCCCGACACGTTCACCGTGGCCACCGCCCTGGCCGCCCGCACCACGACGTTCCGGCCCCTGATCGCGGTGCGGCCGGGCTACTGGCAACCGGCCCACTTCGCCTCGGCGGCGGCCACCCTCGACCACCTCACCGGCGGCCGTACGCTGATCAACATCGTGTCGGGACAGGACAAGCCGGCCGCGTACGGCGACAGCGAAGGCGACCAGGCCCAGCGCTACGGGCGGACGAAAGAGTTCCTCCAGCTCGTCCGCCGGCTGTGGACCGAGGAGGACGTCACGTTCCGGGGCGAGCACTTCGGTGTCACCGGTTCGACCGTGGTGCCGCGGCTGACCCGGCCGCCCCGTCTCTATTTCGGCGGCGCCTCCGAGGCAGCCGAACGTGTCTCCGCAACGGAGGCCGACGTGCAGCTGTTCTGGGGCGAACCGCTGGAAGGGGTGGCCGAACGCATCGAACGCCTGCGCAACCTGAGCGAGAAGCTCGGCCGCGAGCACGCCCCGCTCGAATTCGGCCTGCGCATCACCACGTTCGTCCGCGACACCAGCGACGAGGCGTGGGCCGACGCCGAGGCCCGGGTGGCCGACATGGCGGCCGGCCGGGGGTTGCTGCCGCGCGATCCCAACCGGCACGCCGCCGTCGGCCAGCAGCGCCTGCTCGACCTGGCCGAGCGGGGCGACGTGCTCGACGACAACCTCTACACCGCGCCCGGCCGGTACGGCGGCGGCGGCGCGGGCACCACGTGGCTGGTCGGCTCGGCGGCCGAGGTGGCGAGCTCACTGCGCAAGTATCAGGCCCTCGGGATCACCCACTTCGTGCTCTCCGACACCCCGTACCTGCGCGAGATCGAACGCCAGGGCGACCAGCTGCTGCCCCTGCTCCGCGACGACAAGGAGAACTGA
- a CDS encoding CPBP family intramembrane glutamic endopeptidase: MRFVIQLVAAVAVAFLAGQAVTATQDTVWPQLAAGVAGAVLAMLAYYWVVRLTEKREVTEAAAGPAAGGLVRGTLLGLALFAGVIGNIAVNGGYRVHGLSDEPLAAVGLIGFMAAAVVTEEVMFRGVLFRHVEKLTGTWLALALSALAFGAVHLLNENASLWGALCVAIAGGGMLTSAYIATRSLWLPIGLHFGWNYAQSAIFSTEVSGNGLKPGLLDSELTGDRWISGGTFGPEASLSTLMAGVIVTAVFLWLAHRRGNVVPPRHRAASTLVR, translated from the coding sequence ATGCGTTTCGTCATTCAGCTCGTCGCGGCCGTGGCGGTCGCCTTCCTGGCCGGGCAGGCCGTCACCGCGACCCAGGACACCGTCTGGCCGCAACTGGCAGCCGGCGTGGCCGGCGCGGTGCTGGCGATGCTCGCCTACTACTGGGTCGTCCGGCTCACCGAGAAGCGCGAGGTGACCGAGGCGGCGGCCGGCCCGGCGGCCGGCGGGCTGGTCCGGGGCACGCTGCTCGGCCTGGCGCTGTTCGCGGGAGTCATCGGCAACATCGCGGTCAACGGCGGCTACCGGGTGCACGGCCTCAGCGACGAGCCGCTGGCCGCGGTGGGCCTGATCGGGTTCATGGCGGCGGCCGTGGTCACCGAGGAGGTGATGTTCCGCGGGGTGCTGTTCCGGCACGTCGAGAAGCTCACCGGCACCTGGCTCGCGCTCGCGCTGTCGGCCCTGGCGTTCGGCGCCGTGCACCTGCTCAACGAGAACGCGAGCCTGTGGGGCGCCCTGTGCGTCGCGATCGCCGGTGGCGGCATGCTGACCTCCGCCTACATCGCGACCCGGAGCCTGTGGCTGCCGATCGGCCTGCACTTCGGCTGGAACTACGCGCAGTCGGCGATCTTCAGCACCGAGGTGTCGGGCAACGGCCTCAAGCCGGGCCTGCTCGACTCCGAGCTGACCGGCGACCGGTGGATCAGCGGCGGCACGTTCGGTCCCGAGGCGAGCCTGTCCACGCTGATGGCGGGCGTCATCGTCACGGCCGTGTTCCTGTGGCTGGCGCACCGCCGCGGCAATGTGGTGCCGCCGCGCCACCGCGCGGCCTCTACTCTCGTGCGGTGA
- a CDS encoding glycoside hydrolase family 11 protein: MTATKHPRRGRLRLLLGAACALSMTVAGVSVAGAAHAEADRTVSSNTTGTHNGYYFSFWKDSGNASMTLRADGRYSSSWDRSTNNWVGGKGWATGTRRTVTYSGTYNPGNNNTYLALYGWTRNPLIEYYIVENFGSYNPSSGATRLGTVTTDGGTYDILRSQRINAPSIDGNQTFYQYWSVRQQKRSSGTITTANHFDAWARAGLNLGTNHSYQIMATEGYQSQGSSDITVREGTGGGTNPTTPPPTGGGSNCTAVLSAGQQYGDRFNLNVAVQNTSNWTVGLTLNGGQSIQNSWNAAVSGTTGTVTARPNGNGNNFGVTIMANGNWTWPTVTCRTS; the protein is encoded by the coding sequence ATGACCGCAACGAAACACCCGAGGCGCGGCCGCCTGCGCCTGCTGCTCGGCGCCGCGTGCGCCCTGTCCATGACCGTGGCCGGGGTGTCCGTGGCCGGCGCCGCGCACGCGGAGGCCGACCGGACCGTCAGCTCCAACACCACCGGCACCCACAACGGCTACTACTTCTCGTTCTGGAAGGACAGCGGCAACGCCAGCATGACGCTGCGGGCCGACGGCCGGTACAGCAGCAGCTGGGACCGCAGCACCAACAACTGGGTCGGCGGCAAGGGCTGGGCCACCGGCACCCGCCGCACGGTCACCTACTCGGGCACGTACAACCCGGGCAACAACAACACCTACCTGGCCCTGTACGGCTGGACCCGCAACCCGCTGATCGAGTACTACATCGTCGAGAACTTCGGCAGCTACAACCCGAGCAGCGGCGCCACGCGGCTGGGCACGGTCACCACCGACGGCGGCACGTACGACATCCTGCGCAGCCAGCGGATCAACGCGCCCTCGATCGACGGTAACCAGACCTTCTACCAGTACTGGAGCGTCCGGCAGCAGAAGCGCAGCTCGGGCACGATCACGACGGCCAACCACTTCGACGCCTGGGCCCGCGCCGGGCTCAACCTCGGCACCAACCACAGCTACCAGATCATGGCGACCGAGGGTTACCAGAGCCAGGGCAGCTCCGACATCACCGTCCGCGAGGGCACCGGTGGCGGCACCAACCCGACCACGCCTCCGCCCACCGGCGGCGGCAGCAACTGCACCGCGGTGCTCTCGGCCGGCCAGCAGTACGGCGACCGCTTCAACCTCAACGTCGCCGTGCAGAACACCAGCAACTGGACGGTCGGACTGACCCTCAACGGCGGCCAGAGCATCCAGAACAGCTGGAACGCCGCGGTCAGCGGCACGACCGGCACGGTCACGGCCCGCCCCAACGGCAACGGCAACAACTTCGGCGTGACCATCATGGCCAACGGCAACTGGACCTGGCCCACGGTCACCTGCCGCACGAGCTGA